The DNA segment ATCAGCCTGCCGCTGCACTTTCAGGGATCGATTTGGCCGTTCTTCCCATGCGCGCTGAATTTCTACTCTATCTGAACCACCAGGCGATCTGCCTCTCCTACCAAAATGCGCAGTGCAGACAGCCGGTCAACGACAACTGCGCATTCAAGCTCTTCCCGGCAGTGGGTCATTGTAATGCCTATCACTTGCATCCCAGCCGCACGCGCTGCCTCAATCCCCACTGGGGCATCCTCTACGACCACGCATTCCTCTGCTGCCTTGCCCAGCCGTTTCGCTCCCACAAGATAGGGCTCTGGCGCTGGCTTACCATGCCTGACATCATCACCACTCACAAGTGTATCAGGAACCGGCAAACCCGCCCGCGTCAGTCGAGCCCTGGCAAGGTCGTGGCTGCCTGAGGTCACGATGGTCCAGACACCTTTGGGAAGCCCGTTCAATGTTCGTGATGCTCCCTCTATCGCCACGACACCCTCTGTGTCCGCTACCTCAATGGCCGTGAAACGTTCCGCTTCCTTCTCGGCATCCAGATGAGGGGCTACGAGCCGCATCGTTTCCACCGTTCTGAGTCCGTGCGCCACCTGCATCACCGCAGCCATTTCAAGACCGTGCTGGCGAGTCCATTCCTGCCAGTGGCGAGTAATGCAGCTCGTGGAGTCGATGAGAACACCATCGAGGTCAAATAGAATGGCCTCACACTCTAGTTGTGTCATTTTGCATCACCATCGAGCCGCTGCGAAGTACAGAATGAAAACCTTCCACGCGTTCAAAGAATAGTTGTTCTCTTGGATCAATCAACAGGCATTGACCAATGGATTGTGTGAAATCGCCATTGTGTTTCTTCTTTCGTCAATACTGCGCTAATCACAAACGGCCACTTATATCCCACACCCTTCAATCGCTCTCTCAGTCTTCTTACACCAAAATGAGATGCTTCCAATAACTTCTCATCCGCATCTTTGTTTTCTTCTTCAATTATTCTCTTCATCTGATCTAAGTACTGTGGCAGGGCTTTGTCAAATGTATCAGTTTGCTCCAAAGTTCCCACTGTTGTCAGCCAGGCAACATCTCCTTTTGTACTTATCTTTGCGCCTGGCACCTCTATCTCAACCTTTCCCCAATATTCCCAGTCAGATTGGATTATTTCTCTTACTTTGTCTACTCCTTCAAACCACTCATCCCCTCCTCTTTCGGATGCCCCAATTCCAATTAATTCTATGTCATCATTTTGAACAAAAAGTGATACAAACTCATCCAATTTTTCGATATCACGCTCTTTGTACCCATTCTGAAACTGCTGTAATATGCTTCTGATTTCTTTGATAGCTATTGTATCTTCCATGTGATCTCCATAGTGATCTCCATATTTTTTTAGCCACCCAACGTGATAAGAGTTTCATGTGGCGCAGGGCAAAAAAAGCGACGATCGACATCACAAGGTCAACGTTGGCTGCGGCTGTAGAGCCATCGGACCGGAAAGTCTTGCTGGATTTCACTCAACTCGATTTTCCTCTTTCAACCGGGTCCGAGCGGGCCAACGGTGGGCGACGAAAGCACCAGGATAAGAATACATCACTTCCCCTCTCCAAGCAAACGAAAACTTCTGAAAAGATGCCTTCAATGTCTTCAATGTATGGAAGAACGTCCGTTGTAGTATCCCCCAAAAACACCCATTGGCAGCCCGCTTTTTCCTTCAACTTTGAACTCGCCAAACTGGCAGATTTGGGCATTTTGCTATATAATGTAGTTTGGCCTCACGCCAAGCGTAGCGGGGCTGCTGCACAAGTGATCCAGCAGCCCCGTCTTTGTTTAACCTTGAGGCCGCGGCCCTCGCTCCCTCCCAAAGCACGGGCGAAGCCATTCCTAGCAACGAAGCAGACAAGGTGAGAGCATAACATGACCGATCCTGAAACCCTGGATCCCATCGCAGACGCGGTTGACAGCGCCAATGGTGCCGGTACGATCCATAGCATAAATATCGAGCAGGAGATGCGGGCTGCCTATCTCGATTACGCCATGAGCGTCATCGTCCGGCGAGCGTTGCCCGATGCACAGGATGGGCTCAAACCAGTGCAGCGCCGTATCCTCTATGCCATGCACGATATGGGCATGCGGCCTGGCTCCCCCTATCGCAAGTCTGCCCGTATCGTCGGCGAGGTGCTGGGCAAATACCATCCCCACGGCGACACTGCGGTATACGATGCCATGGCCCGCATGGCCCAGGACTTCAGCCTTCGCTATCCCCTGGTCGACGGCCAGGGCAACTTCGGTTCGGTCGACGGTGACAGCCCGGCCGCCATGCGCTACACCGAAGCCCGCATGGCACGCATTGCCGAAACGCTGCTGCGCGACATCGATATGGATACCGTGGACTGGGCTCCTAACTTCGACGAAAGCCTCGAGGAACCGCTGGTTCTGCCCGCCATCTTGCCCAACCTCCTGATCAACGGTGCCAGCGGTATTGCCGTCGGCATGGCAACCAATATCCCACCCCACCACCTGGGAGAGATCGCCGACGCGGTCGCCCATACCATCGACAACTGGCATCGCCTCGATGAGATCGATGTCGAAGAGCTGATGCAGTTCGTC comes from the Chloroflexota bacterium genome and includes:
- a CDS encoding HAD family hydrolase; its protein translation is MTQLECEAILFDLDGVLIDSTSCITRHWQEWTRQHGLEMAAVMQVAHGLRTVETMRLVAPHLDAEKEAERFTAIEVADTEGVVAIEGASRTLNGLPKGVWTIVTSGSHDLARARLTRAGLPVPDTLVSGDDVRHGKPAPEPYLVGAKRLGKAAEECVVVEDAPVGIEAARAAGMQVIGITMTHCREELECAVVVDRLSALRILVGEADRLVVQIE
- a CDS encoding nuclear transport factor 2 family protein; this translates as MEDTIAIKEIRSILQQFQNGYKERDIEKLDEFVSLFVQNDDIELIGIGASERGGDEWFEGVDKVREIIQSDWEYWGKVEIEVPGAKISTKGDVAWLTTVGTLEQTDTFDKALPQYLDQMKRIIEEENKDADEKLLEASHFGVRRLRERLKGVGYKWPFVISAVLTKEETQWRFHTIHWSMPVD